A portion of the Collinsella aerofaciens genome contains these proteins:
- a CDS encoding SipW-dependent-type signal peptide-containing protein, whose amino-acid sequence MESKKKKRYGIIAALLLLVLAAGVGTYAWLSATDQVKNEFTVGSIDKPDVKPDPDHPDKPGTDPTNPSVDGYLFETNWTNKSKMIPDTDINKNPNVGIGKDSDKSYVFIYVKNAIVKDGEGALAKTPYFTLNNNWKPVADDQVTTNGTGGQYVSGLFMYTAGGTGQPAQLTPADGKAAYTGELFSTVHIPAAMNSTDVVTDPAMTVSCYIFGADQGDAQNAIEQAKAWVNDPNNHLK is encoded by the coding sequence ATGGAAAGCAAGAAGAAAAAACGCTACGGCATCATTGCCGCCTTGCTGCTGCTGGTACTGGCCGCCGGCGTGGGCACCTACGCATGGCTGTCGGCAACCGATCAGGTGAAGAATGAGTTCACGGTTGGCAGCATCGACAAGCCCGATGTGAAGCCCGACCCCGATCATCCGGACAAGCCCGGCACTGATCCCACGAACCCCTCAGTGGATGGTTATCTGTTCGAGACCAACTGGACCAATAAATCCAAGATGATTCCCGACACCGACATCAATAAGAACCCCAACGTCGGTATCGGCAAGGACTCTGATAAGTCCTATGTGTTCATCTACGTCAAGAACGCCATCGTGAAGGACGGTGAAGGCGCGCTTGCCAAGACCCCGTACTTCACGCTTAACAATAACTGGAAGCCGGTTGCTGATGACCAGGTGACGACCAACGGCACCGGTGGCCAGTACGTGAGCGGTCTGTTTATGTATACCGCTGGTGGCACCGGCCAGCCCGCCCAGCTTACTCCCGCTGATGGCAAGGCCGCTTACACCGGTGAGCTGTTCAGCACCGTGCATATCCCGGCTGCTATGAACAGCACGGATGTCGTCACCGATCCCGCTATGACGGTCTCCTGCTACATTTTCGGCGCTGATCAGGGTGATGCCCAGAACGCCATCGAGCAGGCCAAGGCTTGGGTTAACGACCCGAATAACCACCTGAAGTAA